A single region of the Paramicrobacterium fandaimingii genome encodes:
- a CDS encoding SDR family NAD(P)-dependent oxidoreductase produces the protein MHIDLGDKVAVITGAGRGIGRDIALSLAREGVHVVACDVNSDDIANVTNELAAIDPLSLGYTCDVRDAGRIAELLADAHTALGRIDILVNNAGVVGDAPIDELDESTWDVIQDVNVKGTFLMCKAVAPYMKKQRAGRIINAASFAAISPRVRSVAYATSKAAVAHFTRGLAGELGPWNITVNAYAPGMIPTQMNHFAELPDDKQSELLDTLTLRRWGSTDDIANLICFLASDQASYITGSLIDVSGGKLATQIPSEAYHTD, from the coding sequence ATGCACATAGATCTGGGCGACAAGGTCGCCGTCATCACCGGGGCTGGCCGCGGAATAGGCCGGGATATCGCACTTTCCCTCGCTCGCGAAGGCGTGCACGTTGTCGCCTGCGACGTCAACAGCGATGACATCGCAAACGTCACCAACGAGCTCGCAGCCATCGATCCGCTTTCACTCGGATACACGTGCGACGTGCGCGACGCCGGCCGCATTGCCGAGCTGCTTGCCGACGCACACACGGCGCTCGGTCGCATCGACATTCTTGTCAACAACGCGGGCGTTGTCGGCGATGCGCCCATCGATGAGCTCGACGAGAGCACCTGGGACGTCATTCAGGATGTGAATGTGAAAGGCACGTTCCTCATGTGCAAGGCCGTGGCACCGTACATGAAGAAGCAACGCGCAGGCCGCATCATCAATGCGGCATCATTTGCCGCGATCTCGCCGCGCGTTCGCAGCGTCGCCTACGCCACGTCGAAGGCGGCGGTCGCCCACTTCACTCGAGGTCTCGCGGGTGAGCTGGGGCCGTGGAATATCACCGTGAACGCATATGCGCCAGGAATGATCCCCACACAGATGAATCACTTCGCCGAGCTCCCCGACGACAAGCAGAGCGAACTTCTCGACACCCTGACGCTGCGACGCTGGGGCAGTACGGACGACATCGCGAACCTGATTTGCTTTCTCGCCTCTGACCAGGCGTCATACATTACCGGGTCGCTCATCGATGTGAGCGGCGGCAAACTCGCTACGCAGATTCCATCAGAGGCATACCACACAGACTGA